TGGATGACATGAAGCTGGCCTGGCAGGTGCTGGATCGCCGGTTGGCGCAACAGCATTCGCTGAACCTGCAGCTGTTTCGGGACGGCAAACTGGAGCATGTGCGCCGGCGCCTGCGACCGCTGGCGTGGACCTTTGCCCTGCAGATACCGCTGGGTATCGCGATGATGCTGTGGGGCATCAGCTTCTGGTCGACCCACCTGGGCGATACCGGCTCGATGGCGTGCGGGATCGTCATGCAGGTCTTCGGCACCCTGTCGGTGTTCTTCCCGGCGCGGGCGCTCGCGCTGGTGCAGGCGATCGACTATGCCTCGCCGGTGCTGGAAATCCAGCGGCGTATCGCCGATCTCCGCGCATGGCGGGTCAAGGTGGAGGCGCCGGTCTTTGCGGTCATCGGCTGCGTGATCTGGATTCCCGCCTTGATGATGCTTGCGCAATACGAAGGCGACCGCGTCGGGGTGAGCCTGTGGGACCACCTCCGTCCGGGGACGGCGAGCTGGCTGGTGCTGTCCGCGGTCGTCCCGTTGGCCGCGGTGGGCCTGGCCTGCCTCGTGCTGCGCCGGATGGGCCGACTGCCATGGCTTGCGAACCGCCTGGCCGGCGCAGCCGTGCAGCGCGCCGAGGCCGAACTCGAAGCGGTGATGCGCTTCGAGCGGGAGAACGGCTGAGCCCGGGTCAGCGCACTCGTGGCTTGAGCCGCACGTAGATCTGCTTGCGCACCACGGCGATGACCTTGCCTGACGCCGTGGTCACTTCAGTCTCGAACCAGCGCAACACCTTCTCGCCGCCGGCGGCGGCCGCGCGCAGTTCGTCGACCACGCCGGGTTCGAGCTTGAAGTGGGCGTAGACGTCCTCGTAGCCCGGTGCCACGAAGTCGATCGTGCCGGCCTTGTCCCACACGAAGTAGTCGCTGCCCAGCTGGTGCATCGCCAGCAGCATCCAGAACGGATCGACCATGGCGAACAGGTTGCCGCCGAACTGGCTCTTCACGTAATTGCGGTTCCACGGGCGCAGCCGCAGCACCACCTTCGCCTCGGTGTAGTCGTCGCTGAGCGACTGCAGGCGGATCGCGTTGAACAGGAACGGCGGCCACAGGTTCAGCAGGCGGCGGAAGGTGGAGGCGCGCATGGGGATTCGTCGGATGCCGGGGGAATGACGGATCTTACATGAGCATACGGTGGCGTACGGATTGGCATGCCTCGCCTCGCGGCCGCCTTGCTCCTCCCCCAGCTTGCCCGGAGGGCGAACAGGGGAGGTTGGGAAGGGGTTGTGGAGGGTGGAATGCTTTGCGTTCCCCCGTGCCCAACAATCAGAACAACAGCGACGCCATCTTCCGCCGGTAGCGGCTGACCAGTTCGGCGTCGTCGAGGGTGGCGAAGGCCGCCAGCAGGCGCTTCTTGCCCTGGCCGTCGTTCCAGTCGCGGGCCTTCTGCAGGATCAGCAGGAACTGGTCGAGCCCGCCGGCGGCGTCGCCTTCGAGCAGCAGGCGCACGCCGAGTTGATCGTGGGCTTCCCAGTCCTCGGCGTTGGCTTGCAAGCGCTGTTGCAGCGTCGCCCGTTCCGGCGCGTCCTGCAGCGAATGGGCCAGCTCCAGTTCGCTGCGCAGGCGCACGGCGCGTGCGTCGGTGGCGAGGTTGGCAGGCAGGGCGGCGAGTTCGGCTTCGGCCGCGTCGATCTGCTCGTTGCGCATCAGGGCCACGGCCAGGTCCAGTTTCAGCTCGGGCTTGTTCGGCTCGGCGGCGATCGCCTGCTGCAGGCGGTTCACGGCCTGGGCGGGGTCCTCGGCGGCGGCGACTTCATCGCCCGCGGCTGCTTCCAGTGGCTGCACGTGGCGCAGCAGGAATTCGCGCAGCTGGCCTTCGGGCAAGGCGCCGGCGAAGCCGTCGAGCACCTGGCCATCCTTCACCAGCATCACGGTGGGGATGCTCTTGATGCCGAACATCCCGGCCAGCTCCTGCTGGCTGTCCACGTCGACCTTGCCCAGCCGGAACGCGCCGTTGAACTCGGCGGCGAGCTTTTCCAGCATCGGGCCCAGCGTCTTGCACGGTTCGCACCAGGTGGCCCAGAAGTCGACCAGGATCGGCGTGCTCAGCGAGGCCTGCAGCACGTCGGCTTCGAAGGTCTGCTGGTCCACGTCGAAGACGTGGGAAACGGTGGCAGCATCGGTCACGGGAAACTCCAGCTTGGTGAATGTCGGTTCAGATCAGGGTTCCCGCGCAGCATATCAAGCAGCGCGTTCACGCCAGATTTGCGAGAATCCACGGACTGTCACGCCGAAGCAAGGCACCGGGTGCATGGGCAAGGCCTATCCAGAAAAGCTGCTGATCTGCGAGCACTGCGACACGGTCTACCGCCGGCGCGCGCTGGAGCGTGGGGAAGTGGCGCGCTGTGCACTGTGTGCCGCGGAGCTGGAGCGGCACCATCTGCTGAGCGTGAACGCGATGCTGGCGCTGATCCTGACCGCGGCGATCGTGTTCGTGCAGGCCAACCTGTGGCCGATCGTGACCCTGGGCCTGAGCGGCCAGCACAGCAGCACCACCTTGTGGGGCGTGATCCTGGCGATGTGGCGCGAGCATTCGCAGATCGTCTCGGTGCTGGTGGCCGCCACGCTGTTCTTCTTCCCTCTGCTGAAGATGTCCCTGCTGGGCTGGCTGCTGTGGTTTGCCCGCGCCGGCCGCCGCGCGCCGGGTTTCGTGCCGCTGATGGTGATCCTGCACCGGCTGGGGCCGTGGACGATGAGCGAGGTGTTCGTGCTGGGTGCGCTGGTGGCGATCGTCAAGGCGCACACCTATTTCGACGTCACCGCCGATCCGGGCATCTACGCCTACGCGGCGCTGACCCTGCTGATCACCATCTTCGCGGGGGTGGATCTGCGCCAGTTGTGGAACGAGGACCTGGAGTCGGCCGCATGAGCGCCTTGCCGCGCGCCGCCGAGCTGGGCCTGATCGCCTGCACGGTATGCGGGCTAGTGTGCCGCAACGTGCCGGGCGACGCCCAGCTGGACGGCGACGGCGTGGACGATGCGATGGCCTGCCCGCGCTGCGCCAGCACGCTGCGCCGGCGCAAGCCGGACAGCTTCGCGCGGACCTGGGCGCTGCTGATCGCCGCGTTCCTGATGTACATCCCGGCCAACGTGCTGCCGATCATGCGCACCGCCAGCCTCAACGACATCGACGACAACACCATCATCAGCGGGGTGGTGGAGTTGTGGCGGGCCGGCTCGCCGAACCTGGCGGTGATCGTGTTCACCGCCAGCATCGTGGTGCCGGTGCTGAAGTTCCTCGCCCTCAGCGTGCTGCTGGTGAGCAGCCAGCAGGGCAGCGGCTGGGCCCGGCTGCAGCGTGCGAAGCTGTACCGGCTGGTCGAGCTGATCGGCTACTGGTCGATGCTGGACGTATTCGTGGTGGCGCTGCTGACGGCGCTGGTGCGCTTCAGCGTGCTGAGCCTGGTGGAACCACTGCCGGGCGTGATCTTTTTCGGGCTGACCGTGGTGCTGACCATGTTTGCCTCGATGAGTTTTGACCCCCGCCTGATCTGGGACGGCAAGGATTCGGATGACTGACGACATGCAAACCCAACCGGTACCGCCAGACGACGGCGACTTGCCGAGGCCGGTGGTGAAGCGGCGCCGCTTCAACGCCTCGCTGATCTGGCTGATTCCGGCGCTGGCGGCCCTGGTCGGCCTGTCGCTGGTGGTCAGCAACTGGCTGCAGGCGGGCCCGCACGTGGTGATCAGCTTCCAGAGCGCCGAAGGGCTGGAGGCGGGCAAGACGCCGGTGAAGTACAAGAACGTGGTGATCGGCCGGGTCAGCAAGATCCACCTCAGCAGCGACCGCAGCCACGTGCTGGTCAACGTGGCGCTGGAGAAGAGCGCCGAGGGTTTCGCCACCGCCGACACGCGGTTCTGGGTCGTGCGTCCGCGCATCGGGCTGGGCGGCGTGTCCGGCATCGACACCTTGCTGTCCGGCGCGTTCATCGGTGCCGACGTGGGTGACTCCACCGAGTACAAGGACGACTTCAAGGGCCTGGAGATTCCGCCGCCGGTGACCCACGGCGCGCCCGGTAGGAGTTTCGTCCTGCACAGCGACGACCTGGGCTCGCTCGACATCGGCTCGCCGATCTATTACCGGCGCATCCAGGTGGGTCGGGTGGTGTCCTACCAGCTGGACAAGGACGGCAAGGGCGTCTCGCTGCAGATCTTCATCGACGGTCCGAACGACCGCTTCGTCACCCGCTCCTCGCGCTTCTGGAATGCCAGCGGCGTGGATGTGTCGCTGGGCGCGAACGGACTGACCCTCAACACCCAGTCGCTGGCCACCGTGCTGGCCGGCGGCGTGGCCTTCCAGGACCCGCCCGGCCCGCACGACGGCACGCCGGCGCCGGAAGACAACGCCTTCAAGCTGTTCGGCGACCAGGCCACCGCGATGGCGCCGCCGGATGGCACGCCGCACTACATCCGCATGCGCTTCGAGCAGTCGGTGCGGGGCCTGGCGGTCGATGCGCCGGTGGAGTTCCTCGGCATCAACATCGGCAAGGTGGTGTCGGTGCGGCTGGATTACGACGAGCAGAAGCAGCGCTTCCCGGTGGTGGTGGGCGCGGTGATCTATCCGCAACGACTCGGCGCCGCCTACGACAAGCTGGAGGCACTGGCCCGGGAGCGCGGGGAGAATCCCGACCTTTCGCAGATGATCGGCCGGCTGGTTGACCACGGCCTGCGCGCCCAGGCGCGCACCGGCAACCTGCTCACCGGGCAGTTGTATGTGGCGCTGGACTTCGTGCCGAAGACACCGAAGGTGGCGTTCGACCCGAGCGCGAAACCGCTGACCCTGCCGACCGTGCCGGGCAGCTTCGACAAGCTGCAGGAGCAGCTGGCCGAGATCGTCGACAAGCTCGACAAGATCCCGTTCGACAGCATCGGCCAGAACCTGGACCAGACCCTGGCTGGCCTCAACGCCACGCTGAAGCAGGTCAATGGCGAGACGCTGCCGGCGGTGAAGGACACCCTGCACGGCGTGGAGCAGACCATGGGCACGGCCAACGATGCGCTGGCCAGTGATTCGCCGCTGCAGCAGAACCTGGGCGCCACGCTGGAACAGGTGCAGCGCATGGCGCGTTCGCTGCGCGTGTTGACCGATTACCTGGGCGGCCATCCGGAGTCGCTGATCCGCGGCCGTCGTCCGGACCCGGCGCCGTCGACCCCGAAAACCACCGCACCGAAAACCGCCGCGCCGGCGCCGCAGCCGGCCTCAGGGAGCAAGCCATGATCCGTCGCGTCACGCAGGTTTCAGCCACGCTGGCGGCGGCCCTGCTGCTGGCCGCCTGCGCTTCCGCACCGCTGCATTACTACACCCTGGTGGCGCCGGCCGATGCGGGCGCGCCGACCCCGGCCGCCGGGTCGCTGCCGTTCGAGCTGTTGCCGGTGGGTATCCCGGCCCAGGTCGACCAGCCGCAGCTGGTGGTGCGCGAGGGCGCCGAAGGCATGGCCGTGCTTGGCAGCGAACGCTGGATCGCGCCACTGGGCGACGAAGTGCGCAGTGCGCTGGCCGCCGATCTGGCGCGCGAGCTGCACAGCCAGGACGTCAGCGGCCTGCCGGCCGGCAGCCAGCCGCTGCTGCGGATCAAGCTGGACCTGCGCCGGTTCGATTCGCAACCCGGCGGCCAGGCGCTGATCGAGGGTGCGTGGAGCGTGCGCCTGCTACACGGCGCGCAAGCGGCCACGCTGTCGTGCACCAGCCTGGTCAGCGAGCCGGTGGGGCCGGGCTATCCGGCCCTGGTTCAAGGTCACCAGCGGGCGATCGCCCGCATCGCGGCGCAGATCGCCGCGGCCGGGCGTGCGCTGGGCGCAGGGCGGGCCGCCGCGTGCCTGCAGGAATAGCGTTCCGGCTTGGCGGCCGGCCCGCGCTGGGCTAGTCTGACCAGTTCCCTCGGGCCGGCTTTCGCCGGTCCGCATCAATCGCATATGGCAGCATGATCATGCAGGACACCCAAGCCCCGACCACCCCCGAGCAGGACGAAACCGGCTATCGCCCGCGGGCCGTGGAGGCCGCCGCCCAGCACTACTGGACCGCGCAGCGCGCGTACGAGGTGGTCGAGGACGACACGCGGCCGAAGTTCTACTGCCTGTCGATGCTGCCGTATCCGTCCGGCGCGCTGCACATGGGCCACGTGCGCAACTACACCATCGGCGACGTGATCAGCCGTTACCAGCGCATGCAGGGCAAGAACGTGCTGCAGCCGATGGGCTGGGACGCGTTCGGCCTGCCCGCCGAGAACGCCGCGATCAAGAACAGGACCGCGCCGGCCAAGTGGACCTACGCCAACATCGACCACATGCGCAGCCAGCTGAAGTCGCTGGGCTACGCGATCGACTGGACCCGCGAGTTCGCCACCTGCCGGCCGGGCTATTACCGCTGGGAACAGCTGATGTTCACCCGCCTGCTGAAGAAGGGCATGGCGTACCGCAAGAACGCGGTGGTGAACTGGGACCCGATCGACCAGACCGTGCTGGCCAACGAGCAGGTGGTCGACGGCCGCGGCTGGCGCTCGGGCGCCGTGGTGGAGAAGCGCGAGATCCCGCAGTGGTTCCTGAAGATCACCGACTACGCGCCCGAATTGCTCGACGGCCTGGACACGCTGCCGGGCTGGCCCGATGCGGTGAAGACCATGCAGCGCAACTGGCTGGGCCGCAGCGAGGGCCTGGAAATCCGCTTCGACGTCAACGACGACGAGGCGTCGGTCGAGCCGATCACGGTGTTCACCACCCGGCCGGACACGCTGATGGGCGTGACCTTCCTGTCGATCGCGGCCGAGCATCCGCTGGCCCAGTACGCGGCGCTGGCGCGTCCGGCGCTGGCCGAGTTCATCGCCGGCCTGCGCCAGGGCGGCGTCTCCGAAGCGGAAATGGAGACCCAGGAAAAGCGCGGCATGGACACCGGCCTGCGTGCCGTCCACCCGATCACCGGCGAGGCGCTGCCGGTGTACGTGGCGAACTTCGTGCTGATGAACTACGGCACCGGCGCGGTGATGGCGGTGCCCGGCCACGACCAGCGCGACTGGGAATTCGCCAAGCGCTACAGCCTGCCGATCAGGATGGTGGTGGTCGACCGCAGCGTGCTCGACGCGGTGCGCGAAATCGGCCATGACCTGTCCCTTGGCGTCGGCGCCGATCCGATGCGCGCGGCACTCGGCGGCGGCGATACCGATGCCTACGATACGAAGTCCGCGGTGCAGGTCATCGAGGATTTCGAGCAGCGGGTGATGGAGCAGTGCGCCTTCACCGAGCGCGGCATCCTGGTGAATTCCGGCGAGTACGACGGCCTCGACTTCCAGCAGGCGCTGGACGCGCTGGCCAGGCGCTTCGAGGCCGAGGGCCGCGGCCAGCGCCGGGTCAACTTCCGCCTGCGCGACTGGGGCGTCAGCCGCCAGCGCTACTGGGGCTGCCCGATCCCGGTGATCTACTGCCCGCAGTGCGAGGCGGTGCCGGTGCCGGAAGACCAGCTGCCGGTGGTGCTGCCCGAGGACGTCGCGTTCTCCGGCGTGCAGTCGCCGATCAAGGCCGATCCGGAGTGGCGCAAGACCACCTGCCCGCAGTGCGGCGGCCCGGCCGAACGCGAGACCGACACCTTCGACACCTTCATGGAGTCGAGCTGGTACTACGCGCGCTACACCAGCCCCGGCGCGAACGCGCAGATCGACGAGCGCGCCAACTACTGGCTGCCGGTCGACCAGTACGTCGGCGGCATCGAACACGCGATCATGCACCTGCTGTACTTCCGCTTCTATCACAAGCTGCTGCGCGACGCGGGCATGGTGCATTCGGACGAACCGGCGCAGAACCTGTTGTGCCAGGGCATGGTGATCGCCGAGACCTTCTACCGCGACAACGCCGACGGCTCGAAGGACTGGATCAATCCCGCCGATGTCGAGATCCAGCGTGACGACAAGGCGCGCGTGACCGGTGCCGTACTCAAGGCCGATGGCGAGCCGGTGAAGATCGGTGGTACCGAGAAGATGTCGAAGTCGAAGAACAACGGCATCGACCCGCAGACCATGGTGGACAAGTACGGCGCCGACACCGTGCGGCTGTTCTCGATGTTCGCCGCACCGCCGGAACAGTCGCTGGAATGGAGCGAGGCCGGCGTCGAAGGCATGGCCCGGTTCCTGAAGCGGCTGTGGCGCGAAGTGACTACGCATGCGGCAGGACCCGATCATGCGGTGACTGATCCGGCCAGCCTGGACGCAGGCCAGAAAGCCTTGCGTCGCCAATTGCACGAGACCATCCAGAAAGTCAGCGACGATTTCGGTCGCCGCCACGCGTTCAACACCGCGATCGCGGCGCTGATGGAACTGCTCAATGCGCTGGGCAAGTTCGCCGACCAGAGTGACCAGGGCCGCGCCGTGCGCCACGAGGCGCTCGAGGCGATGGTGCTGCTGCTGAACCCGGTGGTGCCGCACGTCAGCCACGCGCTGTGGCAGGTGCTGGGCCACCCCGAAAGCGTGCTGGAAGACCAGCCGTGGCCGCGGGTTGATCAGACCGCGCTGGTGCGCGACACGCTGACGCTGGCGGTGCAGGTCAACGGCAAATTGCGCGCTACCATCGAGGTCGCCGCCGGCGCCTCGAAGGAAGACGCCGAGGCCATGGCGCTGGCGCAACCGCAGGTGGCCCATTTCCTGGAAGGCTTGACCGTGCGCAAGGTGATCGTGGTGCCCGGCAAGATCGTCAACATCGTCGCAGGATGAACTTCATGAAAACCGCTCGCCTGTTGCAGCTCGCGTCGCTGCTGGCCACCACGCTGGTGCTGTCCGCCTGCGGCTTCCACCTGCGCGAGAACGCGAACCTGCCCGCCCAGATGCAGCGCATGCACGTCACCGTCAATGGCGGCGGCGAGCTCGAGCGCCGGCTGACCCGTGCGCTGGAAACCTCGGACGTCACGATCGAGGACGCTGCCGGCCCGGGCATCGCCGAGCTGCGTGTGCCGACGGCCCGGTTCAGCACCGAGACGCTGAGCGCCGGCGGTTACGTGCGGATCACCGAGTACGCGGTGCGCTACCACGTCGAGTTCGACGTGACCGATGCGGACGGCCATCCGCTGCTGCCGGTCCAGCGCATCGACATGTCGCGCGAGTACAGCTACGACGCCAGCAATACCGTCGGCAACGAATCGCAGGTGCAGGAGCTGCAGCGCAGCCTCAATGACGACATGGTGCAGGCGATCCTGTTCCGCCTGCAGGCGGCCAGCAAGCACCAGCTGGCCGAGCCGGCCAGCGCCGCCAGCACGCACTGATGCCGCTCAACCCCGGTCAGTGGCAGAAGGCGCTGGCGGGCGACAGCCTGCAGCCGGTCTACCTGCTGGCCGGCGAGCAGTTGCTGGTGCTCGAAGCTGCCGACGCCCTGCGCGCGCAGGCGCGCCGGCTTGGCTACGGCGAGCGCGAGGTGCTCGAGGTCGGCCAGCATTTCGACTGGAACGACCTGGCCCGCTCCGGCGCGGCGATGTCGCTGTTCGCCAGTCGGCGGCTGATCGATCTGCGCCTGCCCACCGGCCGTCCCGGCATCGAGGGCGCCAAGGCGATCACCGCGTTCTGCGCCGATCCGCCGCCGGACGTCACCTTGCTGATCACCGCGATGGAGTGGAGCAACAAGCACGACGGCGCCTGGAGC
This is a stretch of genomic DNA from Rhodanobacter sp. FDAARGOS 1247. It encodes these proteins:
- a CDS encoding membrane integrity-associated transporter subunit PqiC, which encodes MIRRVTQVSATLAAALLLAACASAPLHYYTLVAPADAGAPTPAAGSLPFELLPVGIPAQVDQPQLVVREGAEGMAVLGSERWIAPLGDEVRSALAADLARELHSQDVSGLPAGSQPLLRIKLDLRRFDSQPGGQALIEGAWSVRLLHGAQAATLSCTSLVSEPVGPGYPALVQGHQRAIARIAAQIAAAGRALGAGRAAACLQE
- the lptE gene encoding LPS assembly lipoprotein LptE; the protein is MNFMKTARLLQLASLLATTLVLSACGFHLRENANLPAQMQRMHVTVNGGGELERRLTRALETSDVTIEDAAGPGIAELRVPTARFSTETLSAGGYVRITEYAVRYHVEFDVTDADGHPLLPVQRIDMSREYSYDASNTVGNESQVQELQRSLNDDMVQAILFRLQAASKHQLAEPASAASTH
- the leuS gene encoding leucine--tRNA ligase is translated as MQDTQAPTTPEQDETGYRPRAVEAAAQHYWTAQRAYEVVEDDTRPKFYCLSMLPYPSGALHMGHVRNYTIGDVISRYQRMQGKNVLQPMGWDAFGLPAENAAIKNRTAPAKWTYANIDHMRSQLKSLGYAIDWTREFATCRPGYYRWEQLMFTRLLKKGMAYRKNAVVNWDPIDQTVLANEQVVDGRGWRSGAVVEKREIPQWFLKITDYAPELLDGLDTLPGWPDAVKTMQRNWLGRSEGLEIRFDVNDDEASVEPITVFTTRPDTLMGVTFLSIAAEHPLAQYAALARPALAEFIAGLRQGGVSEAEMETQEKRGMDTGLRAVHPITGEALPVYVANFVLMNYGTGAVMAVPGHDQRDWEFAKRYSLPIRMVVVDRSVLDAVREIGHDLSLGVGADPMRAALGGGDTDAYDTKSAVQVIEDFEQRVMEQCAFTERGILVNSGEYDGLDFQQALDALARRFEAEGRGQRRVNFRLRDWGVSRQRYWGCPIPVIYCPQCEAVPVPEDQLPVVLPEDVAFSGVQSPIKADPEWRKTTCPQCGGPAERETDTFDTFMESSWYYARYTSPGANAQIDERANYWLPVDQYVGGIEHAIMHLLYFRFYHKLLRDAGMVHSDEPAQNLLCQGMVIAETFYRDNADGSKDWINPADVEIQRDDKARVTGAVLKADGEPVKIGGTEKMSKSKNNGIDPQTMVDKYGADTVRLFSMFAAPPEQSLEWSEAGVEGMARFLKRLWREVTTHAAGPDHAVTDPASLDAGQKALRRQLHETIQKVSDDFGRRHAFNTAIAALMELLNALGKFADQSDQGRAVRHEALEAMVLLLNPVVPHVSHALWQVLGHPESVLEDQPWPRVDQTALVRDTLTLAVQVNGKLRATIEVAAGASKEDAEAMALAQPQVAHFLEGLTVRKVIVVPGKIVNIVAG
- a CDS encoding intermembrane transport protein PqiB, yielding MTDDMQTQPVPPDDGDLPRPVVKRRRFNASLIWLIPALAALVGLSLVVSNWLQAGPHVVISFQSAEGLEAGKTPVKYKNVVIGRVSKIHLSSDRSHVLVNVALEKSAEGFATADTRFWVVRPRIGLGGVSGIDTLLSGAFIGADVGDSTEYKDDFKGLEIPPPVTHGAPGRSFVLHSDDLGSLDIGSPIYYRRIQVGRVVSYQLDKDGKGVSLQIFIDGPNDRFVTRSSRFWNASGVDVSLGANGLTLNTQSLATVLAGGVAFQDPPGPHDGTPAPEDNAFKLFGDQATAMAPPDGTPHYIRMRFEQSVRGLAVDAPVEFLGINIGKVVSVRLDYDEQKQRFPVVVGAVIYPQRLGAAYDKLEALARERGENPDLSQMIGRLVDHGLRAQARTGNLLTGQLYVALDFVPKTPKVAFDPSAKPLTLPTVPGSFDKLQEQLAEIVDKLDKIPFDSIGQNLDQTLAGLNATLKQVNGETLPAVKDTLHGVEQTMGTANDALASDSPLQQNLGATLEQVQRMARSLRVLTDYLGGHPESLIRGRRPDPAPSTPKTTAPKTAAPAPQPASGSKP
- a CDS encoding paraquat-inducible protein A, with the protein product MSALPRAAELGLIACTVCGLVCRNVPGDAQLDGDGVDDAMACPRCASTLRRRKPDSFARTWALLIAAFLMYIPANVLPIMRTASLNDIDDNTIISGVVELWRAGSPNLAVIVFTASIVVPVLKFLALSVLLVSSQQGSGWARLQRAKLYRLVELIGYWSMLDVFVVALLTALVRFSVLSLVEPLPGVIFFGLTVVLTMFASMSFDPRLIWDGKDSDD
- the trxA gene encoding thioredoxin, with amino-acid sequence MTDAATVSHVFDVDQQTFEADVLQASLSTPILVDFWATWCEPCKTLGPMLEKLAAEFNGAFRLGKVDVDSQQELAGMFGIKSIPTVMLVKDGQVLDGFAGALPEGQLREFLLRHVQPLEAAAGDEVAAAEDPAQAVNRLQQAIAAEPNKPELKLDLAVALMRNEQIDAAEAELAALPANLATDARAVRLRSELELAHSLQDAPERATLQQRLQANAEDWEAHDQLGVRLLLEGDAAGGLDQFLLILQKARDWNDGQGKKRLLAAFATLDDAELVSRYRRKMASLLF
- a CDS encoding DUF4442 domain-containing protein, with protein sequence MRASTFRRLLNLWPPFLFNAIRLQSLSDDYTEAKVVLRLRPWNRNYVKSQFGGNLFAMVDPFWMLLAMHQLGSDYFVWDKAGTIDFVAPGYEDVYAHFKLEPGVVDELRAAAAGGEKVLRWFETEVTTASGKVIAVVRKQIYVRLKPRVR
- a CDS encoding paraquat-inducible protein A, with the translated sequence MGKAYPEKLLICEHCDTVYRRRALERGEVARCALCAAELERHHLLSVNAMLALILTAAIVFVQANLWPIVTLGLSGQHSSTTLWGVILAMWREHSQIVSVLVAATLFFFPLLKMSLLGWLLWFARAGRRAPGFVPLMVILHRLGPWTMSEVFVLGALVAIVKAHTYFDVTADPGIYAYAALTLLITIFAGVDLRQLWNEDLESAA